Proteins from a genomic interval of Candidatus Caccoplasma merdavium:
- a CDS encoding HaeII family restriction endonuclease — protein sequence MTILEAKQALDKIISKGRVHLYKPIQIAEILYRDRIYGDIDLADLETYRNASKRWRDVVCLRFLGRTSTSSARYQDDVFNENAVPPSVLEVLGAENKKNNGIVEKYIYDRFEQRFSQMSSGLDYCNTHDKSSFQVIEFINLFWNEPGLRRSIDKIYEIVVYALFSALIDCLKVTVTIEADKTKQKLLEEFSDFAERVIGLSKGRSTVTVKARINRVGVTNAADRGLDMWANFGMAIQIKHLSLTEELAENIVSSVSSDRIVIVCKNSEEKLIVSLLTQIGWKSKIQSIVTENDLILWYEKALRGVFAEEIGDKVLSILYDEILLEFPATNFDDFNDFKHSRSYDSILLNDIWSNN from the coding sequence ATGACCATATTGGAAGCGAAGCAAGCGTTAGATAAAATCATATCTAAAGGGAGAGTACATTTATATAAGCCTATTCAAATCGCAGAAATTTTATATCGAGATAGAATTTATGGAGATATTGATTTAGCAGATTTGGAAACTTATAGAAATGCATCAAAGAGATGGCGTGATGTAGTCTGCTTGCGCTTTTTAGGAAGGACATCCACATCGTCGGCAAGGTATCAAGATGATGTCTTTAATGAAAATGCAGTACCTCCTTCGGTTCTTGAAGTATTAGGAGCTGAAAACAAGAAAAATAATGGAATCGTAGAAAAATATATTTACGACCGCTTCGAACAACGTTTTTCACAAATGTCAAGCGGTTTGGATTATTGTAATACACATGATAAAAGCAGTTTTCAAGTTATAGAATTTATCAATCTTTTTTGGAATGAACCTGGATTGAGGAGAAGTATAGATAAAATATATGAAATAGTAGTATATGCTTTATTTTCAGCTCTTATAGACTGTCTTAAAGTTACGGTTACTATTGAAGCCGATAAGACAAAACAAAAATTGTTGGAAGAATTCTCCGATTTTGCCGAACGTGTAATCGGATTATCAAAGGGACGTTCAACGGTAACAGTCAAAGCTCGAATAAATCGTGTTGGAGTTACCAATGCCGCCGATAGAGGATTAGATATGTGGGCTAATTTCGGTATGGCTATTCAGATAAAGCATTTATCATTGACAGAAGAACTTGCGGAAAATATAGTATCATCAGTATCTTCCGATAGAATCGTTATTGTATGTAAAAATTCCGAAGAAAAACTAATTGTTTCGCTTTTAACACAAATTGGATGGAAATCTAAAATTCAAAGTATCGTCACAGAAAATGATTTAATATTATGGTATGAGAAAGCACTTAGAGGAGTTTTTGCCGAAGAAATAGGTGATAAAGTTTTATCAATTTTATATGATGAAATCTTATTGGAATTTCCTGCAACCAATTTTGATGACTTTAATGATTTCAAACATAGCAGAAGTTATGATTCCATTTTACTAAATGATATTTGGAGTAATAATTAA
- a CDS encoding DNA cytosine methyltransferase — MRKIYRTIDLFAGIGGIRLGFEAYGCRNVFSSEWDKYAQKMYEANFHEKPFGDINDINPEDIPDHDILLAGFPCQPFSIAGKGLGFADTRGTLFFNIEAILKAKQPEAFLLENVKRLTTHDNGNTFAVILDRLNKLGYTVYHKVFNSLDFGVPQKRERIYIVGFRSPIQFKFPKPLGYFKPLSEILEKDEDIPTSYFLSEAMRQKRLSALKSIPPRPSIWHENIGGNISPLPYSCALRAGGSYNYLVVNGERRLTSREMLRLQGFPDSFVINIPYSQARKVAGNSVSVPVIYAIAGEMIKALNEQKKKVQYKELNLFGDYDHIGSEASVR, encoded by the coding sequence ATGCGCAAAATATATAGAACTATAGATTTATTTGCTGGTATAGGTGGTATTCGTTTAGGATTCGAAGCATATGGATGCAGAAATGTCTTTTCTTCTGAATGGGATAAATATGCTCAAAAGATGTATGAAGCGAATTTCCATGAGAAGCCGTTTGGAGACATTAATGATATAAATCCCGAAGATATCCCTGATCATGATATTTTGTTAGCAGGATTTCCGTGTCAGCCTTTTAGTATAGCAGGTAAAGGTTTAGGATTTGCCGATACAAGAGGAACATTGTTTTTTAATATTGAAGCAATACTTAAAGCGAAACAACCTGAAGCATTTTTGTTGGAAAATGTAAAACGGCTCACAACCCATGATAACGGAAATACTTTTGCTGTAATTTTGGACAGATTGAACAAATTGGGGTATACAGTATATCATAAAGTTTTTAATTCATTAGATTTTGGAGTTCCTCAAAAGAGAGAAAGAATTTATATTGTAGGCTTTAGAAGTCCTATACAGTTTAAATTTCCGAAGCCTTTGGGATATTTTAAGCCACTATCCGAAATTTTAGAAAAAGATGAGGATATCCCCACTTCATATTTTCTGTCGGAAGCAATGAGGCAAAAACGCCTCTCTGCTCTTAAAAGCATTCCACCTAGGCCTTCTATTTGGCACGAGAATATTGGAGGAAATATATCTCCATTGCCATATTCTTGTGCGTTAAGAGCTGGGGGGAGTTATAATTATTTAGTTGTAAACGGAGAAAGACGTTTAACCTCACGTGAGATGTTGCGACTTCAAGGATTTCCGGACTCATTTGTTATAAACATTCCTTATTCACAAGCACGAAAAGTTGCTGGAAACTCTGTGTCTGTTCCTGTTATATATGCTATTGCAGGGGAGATGATTAAAGCACTCAATGAACAGAAAAAAAAGGTACAATATAAAGAACTTAATTTATTTGGAGATTATGACCATATTGGAAGCGAAGCAAGCGTTAGATAA
- a CDS encoding helix-turn-helix transcriptional regulator, translating to MFSERIKELRIQNQMPQRQLAAALDIDTATYCKIERGERKARREQVEVIAYVLNADKKELIKLWLADKVYEVVSCESNVQDILNVVNEKILNYAQNI from the coding sequence ATGTTTTCAGAGCGTATTAAAGAGCTTCGTATTCAGAATCAGATGCCACAGCGACAATTAGCAGCGGCCTTAGATATTGATACTGCGACTTATTGCAAAATAGAAAGAGGCGAAAGGAAAGCAAGAAGGGAACAGGTTGAAGTAATTGCTTATGTGTTAAACGCTGATAAAAAAGAACTTATTAAATTATGGCTTGCTGATAAGGTTTATGAAGTGGTTAGCTGTGAAAGCAATGTGCAAGATATACTTAATGTTGTGAATGAAAAAATTTTGAACTATGCGCAAAATATATAG